A genomic stretch from Styela clava chromosome 5, kaStyClav1.hap1.2, whole genome shotgun sequence includes:
- the LOC144423034 gene encoding uncharacterized protein LOC144423034, with protein sequence MEELQIIANGQINNNERVITVSNFTRLNTTVDILKQGICAIQVSFIVSRYTCTTSSLEVQWETTTFKSVFSYRLQIQDLKTKEIKKTSVQLLMKKEPTIKIHEENTSSKFACVTTTNLYISGNYEIVVKQISAKTNNQIKTISKVLHNANGKTIMQLTFLDFV encoded by the exons ATTATTGCAAATGGCCAGATCAATAACAATGAACGAGTGATtacagtttcaaattttactagGCTGAATACTACGGTAGACATTTTAAAGCAAGGTATATGTGCTATCCAAG TTTCCTTCATAGTGTCTCGCTACACTTGCACAACTTCATCGTTAGAAGTTCAATGGGAAACAACTACATTTAAGTCGGTCTTCTCATACAGACTTCAAATTCAG GATCTCAAGACCAAAGAAATCAAGAAGACAAGCGTTCAATTACTCATGAAAAAGGAACCAACAATAAAAATTCACGAAGAAAACACATCTTCGAAGTTTGCTTGCGTCACTACGacaaatttgtatatttcaggAAACTACGAAATCGTTGTTAAGCAAATATCGgcaaaaacaaacaatcaaataaaaaccaTATCCAAAGTTCTTCACAATGCAAATGGAAAGACTATTATGCAGTTAACGTTTCTTGACTTTGTCTAA